The genomic DNA GTTTTTGTTGTCCGTGAGGCACTCGATCAGCAGGGCCGAGCCCTGGGGTCCGTAGCCTTCGTACATGATGGTCTGGTAGTCGACGGCCTCGCCGAGCAGGCCGGCGCCGCGCTTGACGGCACGGTTGATGTTGTCGATCGGCACGGACGTCTTCTTGGCCTTGGACACGGCCAGTTCAAGGGCCGGGTTGCCCGCCATGTCGGCTCCGCCGGCACGTGCTGCAACTTCGATGTTCTTGATCAGCTTGGCGAAGGACTTGGCGCGCTTGGCATCAATTACGGCCTTCTTGTGCTTGGTGGTTGCCCATTTAGAGTGGCCCGACATGCTCTACGCTTCTCCTCTGATCATCTGGATAAATAGTTCATGGATGCGGAGCTCCCCCGTTATTTCCGGATGGAAAGAGGTTGCCAGCAGATTCCCTGAACGCACTGCCACAATTCTAGCGACCGAATCCGGTTCCGGCGCCGAAACCATGCCCGGATCCGCTGACCGGTTCATGGAAGGGAGCGGAACGGGACCAGGCTGCGCATCCCGGACCCGGGCCAGGACGCGCACCGAGTCGCCTGCCTTCTCCACTTCGGGTGCCCGGATAAACACTGCCTGGACCGGGGGCGGCTCTGCGCCGGGAGGCAGTGAAGGAAGGGAATCCAGGCCGTCGAACACAAGCTGTGTTTCAAAGGACTCGCGCTGGCGCCCGAAGGCGTTTCGGCGCACCAGGATATCCAGTCCCCCAAGGGTTTCCTGTGGACGCCCGTCACGATCAGTGGCCGGATCCACCAGATGGTCCGCCAGCAGAATCAGCCCGGCACAGGATCCGTATACCGGGAACCCTCCGGAGATGGCATCTTCGAGCGGGTCCGCCAGACCGTAGGCGCGCAGCAGCTTGCCTATGGTGGTGGATTCCCCGCCCGGCAGCACCAGCCCGGACAACCCCTCCAGGTCGCCGGGACGGCGGACGGGAACAGCGGCTGCCCCCGTCGCCGCGATGGCCGCCGCATGTTCACGCACGCCGCCCTGCAGTGCCAGGACCCCCACCAGCAGGCCTGTGCCGGGGGAACCTGTGAAGTTGGTCATTGCCTTATTCTAGGCAGCCCGGCGCACGCCCACGGTACCCCGGCCGGGCAACGGCCCGCAGCGTCCGGAGATATGGCCGTGCGCTATATTCAGTAACCATGAGTTCTTTCTCCATCCTGGTCGGAAAACTGGTCCGCAGTGCCTCCAAACTGCGCGGCGGCGGTTCCGCCCTGCCGGGCCTGGTGGTGGAGAAAATCGATCCCGACTTCATCCGCCGCACCCTCGCGGACCTGCCGCTCGGCGTCGCCGTCGTCTCCGGAACCAACGGCAAAACCACCACCACCAAAATGGTGGTGGAGCTGCTCGAAAGCCAGGGCCTGAAGGTCTTTACCAACCGCACCGGCAGCAACTTCACCCGCGGTGTGGCGGCCGCCCTGCTGGGAGAGGTGAACCTCCGCGGCCGGCTCGATGCCGATATTGCCGTCCTGGAACTGGATGAGGCACATGCGGTGCACTTCGTGAAGCTGATCCGGCCCCGCTACAGCCTGCTGCTGAACGTACTGCGGGACCAGCTGGACCGGTTCGGCGAAATCGATAAGACCACCCGGCTGCTGGAGCAGATTGCCCGCGCCACCACCGAGACCGTGGTGCTGAACCGCGAAGACCCCCGGGTGGCCGGCATTGCAGAGTCCCTGAACGGACAGCGCGCCGTGTACTTCGGACTGGACGCATCACTGCGCAGCACCTTCCCCAACGACGACGAGATGCGCGGCAGCCTGGCCGAGGCCCTCGCGGCCACCCAGGAGGCCGACGTCGTCCTGCAGCGCGTGGGCGAGGCCGACGCCGACTTCCTGGTGGACGGCCAGGTGCGGTCCTCGGGACTGAAGCTGCGCGGGGTCTACAACATCTTTAATGCCGCAGCCGCACTGGCCTTTGCACGGACCATCAAGGGCGCCGACCTGGATTCCGACGCCCTGTTCGAGGCACTGGCCAATGTTGAGCCGGCCTTCGGGCGCGGGGAATCCCTGACCGTCAACGGCCAGCCGCTGGAACTGGTGCTGGTGAAGAACCCCAGCGGCTTCCGCCTTGGCCTGAAGTCCTTCGCGGCGCACGGGTACTCGACCATGATCGCTATCAATGACAACTACGCCGACGGCCGGGACATGTCCTGGCTGTGGGACGTGGACTTCGAATCGCTGGCCGACGGCGGCGTCGACGTGGTGAGCGGCGTGCGGGCCTACGACATGGCGCTGCGCCTGAAGTATGACGACGTGCCCGTCCGCACCATCGAGCCGGACATTACCGATGGCCTGAAACGTTTTATCAAGGACTCCCCCGGGGTCCCCATGCGGATCTTCTGCACGTACACCGCCATGCTGGCCGTGCGTCGGGAGCTCTCCAAGATCACGAAGGTGGAGGTGGTCTCATGAGTGCGGACCGTACGATCAGGATCCTGCAGCTGTACCCGCGGGAAATGAACATTTACGGGGACTGGGGCAATGTCCTGGTGCTCAAGCAGCGGCTGAAGTGGTACGGCTACTCCCCAGTCGTCGAGGAATACAACGCCGGCGACGAGTTCCCGTCCGACGTCGACATCATTGTGGGCGGCGGCGGCCAGGACAGCGGACAGGTAGTGATCCAGCAGGACCTCCAGCAGCTTGCCCCCACCCTCCGTAAGCTGGCCGACGACGGCCTGCCGATGCTGGTGATCTGCGGGCTCTACCAGCTCTTCGGAAAGTTCTTCAAGACCCACGAAGGGACGCTGATTCCGGGGATCGGGATCCTGGATCTGGAAACCCACGGCGGGGATGTCCGGCTGATCGGCAACGTCCTCTCGGTCAGCAGCGAGTTCGGCGAGATCCATGGCTACGAGAACCACAGCGGCCAGACCTTCCTCGGTCCCGGCGTCGAGCCGTTGGCCGAAGTCCGCAAGGGCGAAGGCAACAACACCAAGGACAGCACCGAGGGCGCCCGGTATAAGAACGTGGTGGCCAGCTACCTGCACGGTTCACTGCTGCCGAAGAATCCGGCCATTGCGGATTTCCTGATCGAGCAGGCAGCGGTCCGGAAGTTCGGCAGCTTTGCGCCGGTGCCGCGGTCCGAAGAGGATCTTGCTGACCTGTCCAAGCTTTCCGACCTGGCCCGCCAGCACGCCGGGCAGCGTCCGCGCTAGCGTCCGGGGCGCCTTCGGGACTCCGTCCGGGCAGCGTCCGCGCTAGCGTCCGGGCAGCGACCGCGGTAGGGTCCGGGGCGCCTCGAGCCGGCGTCGCGGCTTTCCTAGTCCGTGCCGGTTCCCGGGCCCATGCGTCGGCTCCGCGAGGCGGCGACCGCGAAACAGAGTGCACCGGCAGTCAGGACCAGGACTGTGACGAGCCGGACGGACCCGAAGTTCTCGAACAACCCCGGTGTCAGGATCACGGCCAGCGCCCCCAGCAACGCTGCACCGATAATGAAGAAAGCCGGGCGGTACTCGCGGGTCGTGTTCATGCCCGCAGCCTATCCGCCCATGGTGGAGCCGGCGAATCTCCTGCCCCCGGTCCGGGCACGCACCGGGCGCTCGTGCTGGCGCACGTGCCCGCGGCCGCCCCTGCCGCCGCGTCAGTAGCCGCCCCTGCCGCCGCGTCAGTACCCGTCGGAAGTTCTGCGCTTCAGATACCTGCCGGCATAACCCGCCAGGAGCGCCGTCGTGATTCCGCTCAGAAGGCTGAGCCCGATACCGATGAAAAGGAGTGCGAGAGCCGATCCCCCGCCCGGACGCACCAGGGCGGCTGCGGCGGCGGTGAACATACCGGCTCCCATTCCGGCCGCCGAAGCCGGAGACCTTCGCGAATGTCCCGGGCGTACCGTGTCCTGCACCAGCAGTCCTATGGCTGCGCCAAGAAAGCTGACCAGTGCGGCGCCCGCACCAACAAGCGCGCCCGTGACCGCATAGACCACCGCCACTCCCGGCCACGACGTCCCGGAACTCCAGCCCGCAAACGAGGGGTGGGAACGTGCCTGGAATTCGGACGCTATGCTCACCGCTGCTCCCGCCAGGCCGCCTGATACGGTTCCGCACAGCAGCATCGCGAGACCGAGCAGGCCTAAGAGCTTCCCCACCCTCATATCTCCGCCTTCCCCCGGGTGCCAATACTAGCCGCGTACGCAGCCGGGACCCGATGCGTGCCGTTCCGAAAACTGTCAGACATTCCAGCACCCCACCGAGTCAGACCAAGGCAGCAGTCATGGCGGCGTGGGCCCGTTTGCCGGGATCCCGGCGCGTTTCCACCTCAAGCACCTCGAACCCCGCTTCGGCTAGTAACTGTCCCATCGCTTCGACGGACCAGTAGTAAGCCGTGCTCACGGCATGCGGAAAAGGTGTCCCGGGAGGTCCGTCGAAGAATCCGATGAGAATCCGTCCGCCCCGGACCAGGGCGCGCCCCATCTCCGCGAACACCAAAGAGAGCTCGTCAGGCGGGACATGAATGAGCGAATACCAGGCCAGCACGCCGTGCAATGAATCATCAGGTACGCCCATCTGGCGGAACGAGGCGACGCGAAAAGGCACACCGGGAAAGCGCAGGCGGGCACTCTGAATGAATTCGGGGACAAAATCGATCCCCTGGACCATCGTTCCGCCCCGGTGGAGGAAGTCGGTCCACTGGCCGGGCCCGCACCCGGCGTCCACTACCCGGCCCTCAATATCTGCTGCCCAATCGCCGATGCGCTGCCGATCCAGCTCGTGCGTATCCTCGATGGATCCCAGCAGGCTGGTGTATTCGGCCGCCCGCGCCCCATACGCCGATCGGGTGGATTCATCACTGCCCATGCCGTTGAGCCTAGCGGGCAGCTGACGGCGCGCCCCGGAACTCAGGAGAGCCGCTCCGAAACCGATACGACGACGTCGTCGCCGATGTCCTTCCCGATCTTCTTCCGCAGCTTGGCGCTGACCGAGAGCATGTGGCCTCCGGTGCCGGTAGGCATCAGGGCCGCGCGTACCGGTTCCCCGTCCACCGTTGCAGCGACCTTGACGGCTTTGCCCGTGCCGAACAGATTCTTCGAGTCCGGGATTTCGACGCAGGACCAGACATCACCCTTGATGTGCATGCCGATCGGAGCTGTGAAGTGCAGATCCATCGGTCCTGTCTCAGTGCTCATAAGCCCCCCTGCAGTTGGAACCGCCGCCTGTAAGCGCCGTGGCGGCGCCCCGGCGTCGGCCGACGTTTCTGATGTGCTAGCCCAACAGTGCTGCTGTCCATATCTTCTGATGGACATGAACATAGTCCGTGGCAGCCCGCCAGTGTTCCCCGTGGCCCTGAACGTACATGGATCCCCAGGGTTCACGGCCCGTGGCGTGCGAAGACTCCAGCAGGTGGTGCATGGCCGCAGCGCGCTGGTGCATTGCTTCCGGCAACTGCTCCCGAAGGCCCCGTTCCGCCCCGTAACCGTCAACGAACGCAACCAGATTTCCCGCCGCCCGCTCCGGTGCCAACGTCGTGTCTGAGAGCGTAAACGCCTGGGCAGCATAGGCGAGATCCCATAGTCGCGTGCTGGGTGCGGCAGCATCCCAGTCAATGAACACCCAGCGGTCACCGATAAGGAGGTTCCAAGGAGCCAGATCGTTATGACAGACCAGGTTGTTTCCCGGGGACGGGATTGCTCCGGCCCATTTCGCTTCAGGGGAGGGCACGAACGTTTCGCTCGCATCATGGATGGCACGGACTATTGCTCCAACCCGGCGAAGCTCCGCATGCGTGAGCGGAGGCGATTCGAGGGCAAGCCGTCCGGGTATGAATTCGGTGATTTGCCGGCCCTGCTCATCCCTGCCCAGGACCGCGGGGACGTCTACGCCGGCCTTCCGGACCGCGGTCATCAGTTCGAATACGTGTGGCGTCGATTCTGTCCACGGCTTTCGGACCGTATCCCCAATCCGCACAACGGCGGCCGCGACGTTGCCGCCTTCGAGTAGCTGCTCCCCATCCATCACCCGATGCTAGCCGTCACTCCTCCAGGGAATGCCCTGGACACACGGCGTTCAGCACCGTGCCTCCGGCAGAGCCATAGCCGTGCGCCGCACGTAATCCAGCCGTTCGTGGAATCCCTTCGGAAGCTGGGCCGGCAATTCGCTGACCGGGAACCAGCGGTTGGCCTCGCTTTCATCGCTCACAGTGGTTACGGCATCCGGGCTGATGACCGCAGCGAACCCCACGTCCCAATGTGCTGAACAGGTGAAACCGCCCTGCAACTCGTGCCGGTCGAGATCAATGATTGCTGGCGAGAGCAGGGCAAGAGCGCCAAGTCCGGATTCCTCGCGGGCCTCCCTTTGGGCGGCTTCGGCCACCGTTGCGTCTTCCGGCTCGATATGGCCGCCGAACTGCACCCAGAAGCGGCCCTTGCGGTGGAAACACAGGAGAACGTGCTCGAATCCGGGTGAAAAGACGAAGCAGGACCCGGTGACATGTTCCGGGCCGCCATCCTTGCGTAGCGCGGCGTCTCCCATTGCATTCAGGAAGCGCAGATACGCTTCTTTCTGCTTTGAATCGGGAAGGGTCCGCAGATGGGTAAGTAGATCTTCGAGGGGCATACTGTCATTTTGCCGCACACGGCAATGAGTCACTGAGCAGCAGAGTTTCGGCTCAACCGCTCCGAAGCGGATACAGGGACGTCGCCGATCACCCGATAGGTCATGCAGGGAGGGGCGGGGCCATGGAACGGTAGCTGTGCCCCGTTGGCGTAGTGATTTCCACAGTATGCCGTTCCGGAAAACGGCCGATCGGCGGACGGGCAGTGGACTCCATCACCGCCGCTGTCCAACCTGGGGATTCTTTCGCCTGATTGCAGGCTTCGCACAAACCCTGCAGATTAGCTGTATCCGTGCTTCCGCCGGACCTGTGCGCCCTGACGTGGTCGCGGTGGCGGATAGGTGCACTGCACCACGGTGTCCGGCAGAACTGATCCCGTGTTTCAATAAACCGGGCAAGGGATTCCGGAGCATAACGCGCCTTGGAATCCATTGCCACGAGGTCACCGGAACCGGGCGCGGTGTACAGCCGCCGGAGCCAAAGACCTGCCGGACCGGCAACTTCCGCGGCGACGTCCCGCGGGTGAGATGCCGTATTGTCCGGCAGTGACGGTGCGGCTCTGTCTCCCAGAGGCGCTGCGGAACTGCCTCCCAGAGGCGCTGCGGAACTGCCTCCCAGAGGCGCTGCGGAACTGCCTCCCGGCATGACTCCCGGATTGCTGTCTCCACTGGATGCCGCCAAGGCTGCGGCAGCCCGTGCCGATCCGGCAGGAACGATCCCGTATCCCTGCAGATGCGCAGGCTCGCCGGATCCGCTGAGCAGCGTGCGGTCGGTCATCACCAACTGGACTTCCAGCGGAACGCGGTCAGCCCTGGCCTGCCCGGTGATCCGTTCCACCATGGTGTCGGCCATGATCTGTCCGCGGCCCCTCGTATCACCACGCGCCCGCAGCGAATCTGCGGCACGGCTTAGCGCGGCGTAGACGGCGACGCCTTGGGCGACAGGCAGCAGGCCGGTCAGATACGTCATCGTGTCCGGTGCGGGCCGGCAGGAGACATACCGGTCCGCCGCTGCTTTGGCCGCCCGGCGCACCAAGGCCTGCTGGTCGATGCGGTAGGTGAGTTTACGGATCCGGGCAATCAGGCGCCTGTCGCCAAGTCCTTCCAGCAGGGCCGGGTCCCCGGCCACTTCCCGGTCCACGGTGCTGCGGTCTTCCACCGACAGGCAGGCGGTTTCGCGCACGATCAGGGTGGCCCGCCATTCACTGATGATCCCCTCGGACAATGCCCGCAGCGTGCAGGGCATTTCCTTCCCGAGGGCATTGGCGAAGCCCAGGATCCGCCCGCCCCGCGCCGGTGATTCCCGCCGGGCCAGCGCAAGCTGGGCGGCAACTCCCCTGCCCTGATGCTCCGGCGGAATCCCGGCCTGCGCATGCGCACCGCGCACGGAGGCGTCAAGCGCGACGGCGATCCGGGCCTGTGCGGCGCTGGCGGCCGCCTTAAGTTCTTCCAGGAGGCGAAGGCGATCCACCAGCCCTGCATCAGTCTCCTCGGCGACAGCCGTGAGGAAAGCGCGATTCGACAATCTGCCGATCCATGCCGAAACAGTGGCCGGAGACGCCTCAGCATCGGTCAGGGGCCTGGCATTTGGTGCTCGGAACGGGGCACGGGGTGGCTGAGGAACTTCCGCGGCGTGTGTCGATAATTCGAACATGTGTTCGAGTTTATGGTTTGATCACGACGCCTGGAACACGAAACTGTCCCCTGTTGGTAAGTCGTGGCCGCCGCGCGCCTGTGGAGGACGGGCCGCACCTTGGAGCGGCCACGCCACCCGGATCGCCCCTACTCCCCCGCCCGCGACACCCGGCTCCGCCAGCCCGGCACCCGACACCCGGCCCCGCCAGCCCGGCACCCGGCACCCTACACCCGCCGGCGCCTACTGCGGATCCTGCGTCACCAGCCATTCTTGTGCCCCGGCCCCGGCAGCACCCATGGACTCGACCACCGGAATGGTCCGCGCCCGCACTGCTTCCCGCTGCGCCGACGACGCACACTCGCCCTGCGGCAGATCGGCGGCCACGGAACACCAGCGGTACGGGTCGCGCACAATGACCGACGGGGCCCAGGCCAGATCGCTCACGGTCCATGCGCCGTCGTCGTCGCGGGCAAACTGGGCCCGCACGATCAGGCCTTCGTTGTTCACGTCGTACCAGGGCGAAAGCTCCGTGACGGCATTGCCCAGCCCGTACACAATCCACGTGCCGTTGTAGTTCTCGATCGGCAGCACCGAATGCGTGTGGTGGCCGTAGATAAAGTCGAACTCCCCGCTGTCCGCCAGGGCATGCGCCGTTTCCACCTGCTGGGTGTTGGGCGCGGAGGCATATTCGTCTCCGGCGTGGATGGCACCCACAACGACGTCGGCGCCCTGGTCGCGTGCGGTACGCGCCTTGGCGATCATCATGCCGGCGTCGAGCATATCCACCTGCCAGGGATACTCGGCCTGAAGTCCGTTCAACCCA from Arthrobacter zhangbolii includes the following:
- the pdxT gene encoding pyridoxal 5'-phosphate synthase glutaminase subunit PdxT, which encodes MTNFTGSPGTGLLVGVLALQGGVREHAAAIAATGAAAVPVRRPGDLEGLSGLVLPGGESTTIGKLLRAYGLADPLEDAISGGFPVYGSCAGLILLADHLVDPATDRDGRPQETLGGLDILVRRNAFGRQRESFETQLVFDGLDSLPSLPPGAEPPPVQAVFIRAPEVEKAGDSVRVLARVRDAQPGPVPLPSMNRSADPGMVSAPEPDSVARIVAVRSGNLLATSFHPEITGELRIHELFIQMIRGEA
- a CDS encoding Mur ligase family protein, whose translation is MSSFSILVGKLVRSASKLRGGGSALPGLVVEKIDPDFIRRTLADLPLGVAVVSGTNGKTTTTKMVVELLESQGLKVFTNRTGSNFTRGVAAALLGEVNLRGRLDADIAVLELDEAHAVHFVKLIRPRYSLLLNVLRDQLDRFGEIDKTTRLLEQIARATTETVVLNREDPRVAGIAESLNGQRAVYFGLDASLRSTFPNDDEMRGSLAEALAATQEADVVLQRVGEADADFLVDGQVRSSGLKLRGVYNIFNAAAALAFARTIKGADLDSDALFEALANVEPAFGRGESLTVNGQPLELVLVKNPSGFRLGLKSFAAHGYSTMIAINDNYADGRDMSWLWDVDFESLADGGVDVVSGVRAYDMALRLKYDDVPVRTIEPDITDGLKRFIKDSPGVPMRIFCTYTAMLAVRRELSKITKVEVVS
- a CDS encoding type 1 glutamine amidotransferase → MSADRTIRILQLYPREMNIYGDWGNVLVLKQRLKWYGYSPVVEEYNAGDEFPSDVDIIVGGGGQDSGQVVIQQDLQQLAPTLRKLADDGLPMLVICGLYQLFGKFFKTHEGTLIPGIGILDLETHGGDVRLIGNVLSVSSEFGEIHGYENHSGQTFLGPGVEPLAEVRKGEGNNTKDSTEGARYKNVVASYLHGSLLPKNPAIADFLIEQAAVRKFGSFAPVPRSEEDLADLSKLSDLARQHAGQRPR
- a CDS encoding class I SAM-dependent methyltransferase, encoding MGSDESTRSAYGARAAEYTSLLGSIEDTHELDRQRIGDWAADIEGRVVDAGCGPGQWTDFLHRGGTMVQGIDFVPEFIQSARLRFPGVPFRVASFRQMGVPDDSLHGVLAWYSLIHVPPDELSLVFAEMGRALVRGGRILIGFFDGPPGTPFPHAVSTAYYWSVEAMGQLLAEAGFEVLEVETRRDPGKRAHAAMTAALV
- a CDS encoding DUF1905 domain-containing protein; amino-acid sequence: MSTETGPMDLHFTAPIGMHIKGDVWSCVEIPDSKNLFGTGKAVKVAATVDGEPVRAALMPTGTGGHMLSVSAKLRKKIGKDIGDDVVVSVSERLS
- a CDS encoding phosphotransferase, which codes for MDGEQLLEGGNVAAAVVRIGDTVRKPWTESTPHVFELMTAVRKAGVDVPAVLGRDEQGRQITEFIPGRLALESPPLTHAELRRVGAIVRAIHDASETFVPSPEAKWAGAIPSPGNNLVCHNDLAPWNLLIGDRWVFIDWDAAAPSTRLWDLAYAAQAFTLSDTTLAPERAAGNLVAFVDGYGAERGLREQLPEAMHQRAAAMHHLLESSHATGREPWGSMYVQGHGEHWRAATDYVHVHQKIWTAALLG
- a CDS encoding NUDIX hydrolase yields the protein MPLEDLLTHLRTLPDSKQKEAYLRFLNAMGDAALRKDGGPEHVTGSCFVFSPGFEHVLLCFHRKGRFWVQFGGHIEPEDATVAEAAQREAREESGLGALALLSPAIIDLDRHELQGGFTCSAHWDVGFAAVISPDAVTTVSDESEANRWFPVSELPAQLPKGFHERLDYVRRTAMALPEARC
- a CDS encoding HNH endonuclease — encoded protein: MSNRAFLTAVAEETDAGLVDRLRLLEELKAAASAAQARIAVALDASVRGAHAQAGIPPEHQGRGVAAQLALARRESPARGGRILGFANALGKEMPCTLRALSEGIISEWRATLIVRETACLSVEDRSTVDREVAGDPALLEGLGDRRLIARIRKLTYRIDQQALVRRAAKAAADRYVSCRPAPDTMTYLTGLLPVAQGVAVYAALSRAADSLRARGDTRGRGQIMADTMVERITGQARADRVPLEVQLVMTDRTLLSGSGEPAHLQGYGIVPAGSARAAAALAASSGDSNPGVMPGGSSAAPLGGSSAAPLGGSSAAPLGDRAAPSLPDNTASHPRDVAAEVAGPAGLWLRRLYTAPGSGDLVAMDSKARYAPESLARFIETRDQFCRTPWCSAPIRHRDHVRAHRSGGSTDTANLQGLCEACNQAKESPGWTAAVMESTARPPIGRFPERHTVEITTPTGHSYRSMAPPLPA